From Pseudomonadota bacterium:
GACTGGAGTGCGACGCTCTGGTGGATGAACTCCTTCTCCACGAGCTCGACGAGCGCCGTGGTGAAGTCCATCATCCCGGCGTCGCGGCCCTTGATGATGTCGAGGAGCTCGCCCTCGCGGCCTTCCAGGATGTACTTCTGGACCGCGGGGGTGTTGATCAGGATCTCGAGCGCCGGGATGCGCGGGATGTGCGCATGCAGCGTGGGCAGGAGCTTCTGGTAGACGATGGCGCGCAGGTTGTACGCAAGCAGCTTGCGGATCTGCTCGCGCTCGTTCACCGGGAACAGGTCGTAGATGCGGCCGAAGGTCTGCCAGGCGCTCGAGGCGTGGATGGTCCCGAACACCAGGTGGCCCGTCTCGGCGGCGCGCACGGCGGCCTCGAAGGTCTCGTAGTCGCGCATCTCGCCCACCAGCGCGATGTCCGGGTTCTCGCGCACCAGCGCGCGGAGGGCGTCGTTGAAGTTGACGCAGTCGATGCCGATCTCGCGCTGGTTGATGGTGGCCTTGTCGTCCTTGAAGATGTACTCGATCGGGTCCTCGATCGTGACGATGTGCACCTTGCGGCGCTCGTTCACGTACTG
This genomic window contains:
- a CDS encoding PilT/PilU family type 4a pilus ATPase, whose amino-acid sequence is MSGNDGKQSLTSPINLEVRGTQPGEGMKAWTLWLSAIIKFGGSDLIVKADLKPRIRHRGVLKDIETDVVTMDMMFQVAKDVLDAGQQEVFSKKGSMDFAYDYDEKNRFRVNMFMARGKPSIAARLITSNIKKFEDLYLPQSLGDVALQSQGLILFAGVTGSGKSTSIAAMLQYVNERRKVHIVTIEDPIEYIFKDDKATINQREIGIDCVNFNDALRALVRENPDIALVGEMRDYETFEAAVRAAETGHLVFGTIHASSAWQTFGRIYDLFPVNEREQIRKLLAYNLRAIVYQKLLPTLHAHIPRIPALEILINTPAVQKYILEGREGELLDIIKGRDAGMMDFTTALVELVEKEFIHQSVALQS